In the Quercus lobata isolate SW786 chromosome 5, ValleyOak3.0 Primary Assembly, whole genome shotgun sequence genome, one interval contains:
- the LOC115991341 gene encoding putative receptor-like protein kinase At3g47110, with the protein MKMRLLCSIRFQAILLLFYVKSTLPVLSSNTGTSSYFGGNETDYQALLAFKTKITQDPGNLLSSWNDSLHFCQWQGVRCGRKHRRVTVLNLTSRGLVGSLSPYIGNLSFMRVIDLSNNIIVGKIHNEVGRLFRLQVLRLSNNFFQGKIPANLSHCSNLKYLKVGNNNLSGSIPMEFASLTKLVTFSAHVNNLMGGVPLFIGNLSSLQSLSVAHNVLGGQIPSALGQLRSLEYLGLSENKLSGLIPPSLYNLSSIIVFSLAANELSGSLPTDLFLTLPHLQLLQIPRNQFTGSLPASLSNASKLQDLEVQVNNFTGQVSINFGGLQHLEGILINGNNLGSGDADELDFIKSLVNCSRLQKMSLMGNQFKGMLPNVLGNLSTQLKFFDISNNLFFGEIPSGLGNLISMLLLVMHGNKFTGTIPSDIGNLQKLQRLFLNNNKLSGRLPITLGNLSSVSVMLFENNKLHGTIPSSLGKCKNLNLLDLSQNNFSGPIPKQLLAISSLSISLNLARNFLIGSLPSEVGNLVHLAKLDISENKLSGEIPSSLSSCTSLEYLYMEGNFFQGVIPTSLSTSRGIQVMDLSRNKLSGQIPNFLDTLSLKNLNLSFNDFEGEVPTKGVFANASALSIVGNKRLCGGISKLKLPSFGSVYKGILGEEGSIVAVKVLNIQRRGASRSFFSECETLKNIRHRNLVKIITSCSSVDFHGNDFKALVFEFMPNGNLENWLHDVETDFRQVEIQNLNLLQRINIAIDVACALDYLHHHCPMPVVHCDLKPSNILFDYDMIAHVGDFGLAKFLLEQTNSKQSSSIGIRGTIGYTPPEYGLGSEVSTKGDVYSYGILLLEIITGKRPTDGMFDGGLNLHNYTSIAWPNRVLEIADPKLLNHNDEVIGNHNCTPTNRTNECLISMVKLGLACSKELPQERWDISKAISELQLVRDILLGTRI; encoded by the exons ATGAAAATGAGACTATTGTGCTCAATTCGCTTCCAAGCCATCCTTCTCTTGTTCTATGTAAAATCAACTCTTCCTGTTTTATCTAGCAATACCGGCACCTCTAGTTATTTTGGTGGGAATGAGACGGATTATCAGGCTTTGCTGGCCTTCAAGACAAAGATAACACAAGACCCTGGAAACCTTTTGAGCTCGTGGAATGATTCCCTCCATTTCTGCCAGTGGCAAGGTGTAAGATGCGGCCGCAAGCATAGAAGAGTCACTGTATTAAACCTTACGTCCAGAGGTTTGGTGGGTTCCTTGTCTCCATACATAGGCAACCTCAGCTTCATGAGGGTAATCGATCTCTCGAACAACATCATTGTAGGCAAGATTCATAATGAAGTTGGTCGTCTGTTCAGGTTGCAAGTATTGAGACTGTCTAACAACTTCTTCCAAGGAAAAATTCCTGCAAACCTTTCCCATTGCTCCAACCTCAAGTACCTTAAGGTCGGTAATAATAATCTTTCAGGGTCAATCCCAATGGAGTTCGCTTCTTTGACAAAGCTGGTGACATTCTCTGCTCACGTAAACAATCTCATGGGAGGAGTCCCACTTTTCATTGGAAACCTTAGCTCTCTCCAATCTTTATCTGTAGCCCATAATGTCTTGGGAGGACAGATTCCAAGTGCCTTAGGTCAACTAAGAAGCTTAGAATATCTTGGACTGAGTGAAAATAAACTCTCTGGTTTGATTCCTCCGTCTTTATATAATCTTTCATCTATAATTGTTTTCTCATTGGCTGCAAATGAGCTTAGTGGAAGTCTTCCCACAGACTTATTCCTCACCCTTCCCCATCTCCAATTGCTTCAAATTCCTAGAAACCAATTTACCGGATCTCTTCCAGCCTCATTATCTAATGCTTCAAAGCTACAGGACTTGGAAGTTCAAGTGAACAATTTTACGGGACAAGTTTCAATCAATTTTGGAGGCTTACAGCATTTGGAAGGGATATTAATTAATGGAAATAATTTAGGAAGCGGAGATGCTGATGAATTGGATTTCATTAAATCTCTAGTCAATTGTAGCCGATTGCAGAAAATGAGCCTCATGGGCAATCAATTCAAAGGTATGTTGCCAAATGTTTTGGGAAATCTTTCAACCcaacttaaattttttgatatcaGTAACAATCTATTTTTTGGGGAAATCCCTTCAGGGTTAGGTAATTTGATTAGCATGCTCCTCTTAGTGATGCATGGTAACAAATTCACAGGGACAATCCCAAGTGATATTGGTAATCTCCAAAAGTTACAAcgattatttttaaataacaacaaacTTTCAGGAAGGTTACCAATTACCCTAGGAAACCTGTCTTCAGTGAGTGTCATGctttttgaaaataacaaattgCATGGAACTATCCCATCAAGTCTAGGAAAGTGCAAAAATCTGAATTTGTTAGATCTATCTCAAAACAATTTTAGTGGCCCCATTCCAAAACAACTCTTAGCAATTTCCTCCTTGTCAATTTCACTTAATTTAGCTCGAAACTTTTTAATTGGATCATTACCATCAGAGGTTGGCAATCTTGTCCATTTAGCAAAATTGGACATATCTGAGAATAAGTTGTCTGGTGAAATTCCAAGCAGCCTTAGCTCCTGCACCAGCCTTGAGTACCTTTACATGGAAGGTAATTTCTTTCAAGGAGTAATTCCAACATCTTTGAGTACTTCAAGAGGTATCCAAGTTATGGATCTTTCTCGAAACAAGTTGTCGGgtcaaattccaaatttcttGGATACACTTTccttgaagaatttgaatttatcctTCAATGATTTTGAGGGAGAGGTTCCAACAAAAGGAGTTTTTGCAAATGCTAGTGCGCTATCAATTGTAGGAAATAAAAGGCTTTGTGGGGGCATATCTAAATTAAAGTTGCCTAG ttTTGGCTCAGTGTATAAAGGCATCCTTGGTGAGGAGGGTTCAATTGTTGCAGTCAAGGTATTAAATATTCAACGTAGAGGAGCTTCTAGGAGCTTCTTCTCAGAGTGTGAAACCTTGAAAAATATTCGTCATCGAAATCTTGTGAAGATCATAACGTCTTGCTCAAGTGTGGATTTTCATGGTAATGATTTCAAGGCTCTAGTTTTTGAGTTCATGCCCAATGGAAATCTAGAAAATTGGTTACAtgatgtagaaacagatttcaGGCAAGTAGAGATACAAAATTTGAACCTTCTTCAAAGAATAAACATTGCCATTGATGTTGCATGTGCACTCGATTATCTACATCACCATTGCCCAATGCCAGTTGTTCACTGTGATTTAAAGCCAAGCAACATTCTTTTTGACTATGATATGATTGCTCATGTTGGAGATTTCggacttgcaaaatttcttttAGAACAAACAAATTCGAAGCAAAGTAGCTCAATTGGAATAAGAGGAACAATTGGGTACACTCCTCCAG AGTATGGTCTAGGAAGTGAAGTGTCAACCAAAGGAGATGTCTACAGTTATGGTATCTTATTGTTGGAGATAATAACAGGAAAGAGACCTACAGATGGTATGTTTGATGGAGGCTTGAATCTTCACAACTACACTAGCATAGCCTGGCCTAATCGTGTATTGGAGATTGCAGATCCAAAACTTTTAAACCATAATGATGAAGTAATTGGCAATCACAATTGTACCCCAACAAATAGAACGAATGAGTGTTTGATATCTATGGTGAAGCTTGGCCTGGCATGCTCTAAGGAGTTGCCTCAGGAACGATGGGACATTAGCAAGGCCATCTCTGAGTTGCAATTGGTCAGGGACATTCTTCTTGGCACTAGGATATAA